CAAACCAAGTACGAGTAAACCCTCAATACCCGACATATGTACCGTTGGTATATGTCTTCCTCCCGACCGATTTGACCATAACAAACTAGTTAGCTCTAAACCAGGCGATGTTTTTAAAAAAGCCAAGATCTAGCTCTAAATTATAGGAGTCTAACTTCTCAGTAAAGTGACTACTTCAAAGTAGTTGCGGTTATAGCAGTAAAAATTAGCTCTTCTTTCGTACACGAGACGCTAATTGATAGCGTCTTTTTCTTCGGTATCAAATTTTGGACAACATTGAATAGACTCTTTATCTTCGCACATATAAATAGGGATTGAGTCGAACCGACAAAGCACTTCATTATCAATTCTGCTATTTCTATATATATAAGGATTATAAACCTATGACACCTACAAAAATTACCAATAAAATTTTGCATATTCATCCTCTAAGAAGATGCAATCTGCGCTGTCTCCACTGCTATAGTTCGTCTAGTCCAGAAGAACGAGAAGAATTAGAGGTCGAACTTTTACAACAAGCGATTGCTGATGCTAGTGAAGAAGGCTACAGTGTTCTAAGCGTTTCGGGTGGCGAACCGATGCTTTATCAACCCCTAGAGGAGCTATTAGCAACCGCTCATCGCTATCAAATGAGAACGTCTATTGTTTCTAACGGTATCTTATTAAATCCTTCTCGTTTAGAGCAGTTGCAGGGGTTGATAGACATAATTGCTATTAGTTTAGATGGCAAACCAGAGTTACACGACCGCCTGAGAAATAAATCGGGTGCGTTCGCTCACATGGTAGCCAAACTAGAAGGATTGCGTCGGTCAAAAATTCCTTTCGGGTTTGTGTTTACCGTCTCTCGGTTCAACTTTCGTGACTTGGGTTGGGCGGTCGATTTCGCTCTCGAACAACAAGCAAAATTATTACACATACATCTTTTAGAAGAAATTGGCAGAGCCAAAGAAAATTTATCGGGGATAGAACTCAACGAGACTATTGCCGCTTATGTCTATTTTCAAGCTATGAAGTTAAAAGATAAAGTAGGCGATCGCTTAAAAATTCATATCGATCTATTACACCAGGAAACACTTAGAGCAAATCACGCTTATTTTTACGCCGAAGAGAGCGAAAGTTCGCTAACAAAGATACCTCTAGCCGAAATAGTTTCACCTCTAATTATCGAAACTGATGGCACTGTCGTTCCGTTACAACATGGAATGGCAAGAAAATACGCTTTGGGTAATTTGAAACAAACAGCTTTACCTCAACTAGCACGTCAGTGGCAAAAACAGAAATATCGAGCTTTTCGCCAGCTTTGCCAGCAAGTAGAGCAAGAATTAATGCTACCAGCAGAATTGCCAATCAAAAACTGGTATAGAGAGATATTTAAACGGGCAGCGAGCGTGTAAAGCTTGGGACGTATCGAGCGTTAAATTAATTTAAGCAAATATAATTGCATGACTGCGGTGGCTTGCGCCAATCGACTTTGCCGCTTCCCCGCTCATACCAATTCTCGAAAATACTGTTTTTTCACTCTTTTTGGGGTTTAATATTTACTTGACCAGGTAAAATCGGACATAGTCAAATTACTAGCATCAACCCCAATTAAAGTCGCTAAAACTTCTTTAGTCTCACTTACACTTATCTTCGTTCCATTTTCATTAGTTCCAATTGTCAATTTATTGAAGTCTAAACCTCCTGCCAGTATCAGCGAGTCAATACCAACTTGAAAATCAAAAATCGTATCGGTTCCCGCACCTTTTTTCAGCACGAATTCATCAGCACCAATACCACCAAATAAACCATCATTGCCTTTACCACCGTCTAAGCGATCGCTACCTCTGCCCCCATCGAGTAGTAAGTCATCGCCACTATTACCGCGCAGCACGTCATCTCCAGAACGTCCTAATAAAACATCATTGCCTTTTAGACCATCAATTACGTCATCGGAGTTATTAAACCCTTGAAGGATATTATCCAAATCGTTTAAAAATGTCGCCGTATTAAAATTAAACACGCGAGAGCGAATTTGCTCGGCATCAAACACATCAAAGCTATCGGCAATTGTTTGTTGTCCGTCGAACAAAATGTTACCGATACCTGATGGTAGATTATCTAGCTGTTCTAAATTGAAGTCTGACAAAATAACTGTGGTGTCTGCTACTCCTTTAAACGTAAGTTCTAAATCTTTAT
This region of Myxosarcina sp. GI1 genomic DNA includes:
- a CDS encoding radical SAM protein; this translates as MTPTKITNKILHIHPLRRCNLRCLHCYSSSSPEEREELEVELLQQAIADASEEGYSVLSVSGGEPMLYQPLEELLATAHRYQMRTSIVSNGILLNPSRLEQLQGLIDIIAISLDGKPELHDRLRNKSGAFAHMVAKLEGLRRSKIPFGFVFTVSRFNFRDLGWAVDFALEQQAKLLHIHLLEEIGRAKENLSGIELNETIAAYVYFQAMKLKDKVGDRLKIHIDLLHQETLRANHAYFYAEESESSLTKIPLAEIVSPLIIETDGTVVPLQHGMARKYALGNLKQTALPQLARQWQKQKYRAFRQLCQQVEQELMLPAELPIKNWYREIFKRAASV